The segment CTCACTTTGGAGGGACTTAGCCCCaatgtagctagctagcttaaaaaaggtacagcagggtggttaaaaagaaaagggtacCACCTTGGCTCGACTTGTCCATTATACCTgccaggtgtgttcaggtgttatCACCTTTTTAAGATTTAAGTAAGTGAGGTTCAAGTGAAGGTTTTGGGACAGACAAACGCCAGTAGCTTACAttgtgtttacctttttttaatattaagtGGTTATACATGTCAAATGTATACTAATCCAATTAAATACtcttgccacttttattttatcatgtatacttgttttaaagtactgtcATTGGGTTGTTGTTTCCCATGTTTATCTTTTAAATTATGTCGTTAAACGTTTAAAATTAAAGTAAGTGAGGTTCAAGTGAAGGTTTTGGGACAGACACGTTACTAGCTTACAttgtatttacctttttaataaGTGGTTATACATGTCAAATTAATACTAATCTAATTTATTACTGTAATGCTCAAAATAGCTTTataatacactttattttatcatatatacttgttttaaaataCTGTTATTGGGTTGTTGTTTCccatatttatcttttaaattgttttaagttgtttattgttatgcacttTTCACCTTGTAAAATTCCACGTTTGTGCAACGTACTtggttaaataaatgattctgattctgaccggtcaacgtgcccccccccccctcactgtcTCCTCACAGCAAGTCCAATGACACCGACACCGTGGGCAACGAGACCCTCCAATCCACGGCGCCCGCCGTCAAGCCGACGACCCCGGCGCCCCCGACCGCCAAGCCCATCCTGCCGGTGCAGACGGGGGTCAAGGCCCAGGAAGAAGAGCAGTCCAGCGGTCTGACCATATTCTTCAGCCTGCTGGTTATTGGTTGgtagtctctgtctctctctttctttctctctactgCGTCGTTGTGGTTCATTGCAGTACGGATAGCGTTGACCTTAAACGGCTTATAACGGAGGGCCAATGTACGGCCACTCCAGTGGATCGTTACACGAGACGCGTGGGCGGTGATTCAGGATGAGGGAGGTGGATAAAGGGAAGGATGTGGCTCCACATTAAGACATTAAGACGTTAAAACGTCTCACGAAGAGCTTCTTGAGACACAACGTGTCCATTATGCGCTCCAGTTCACGGCAGGTTAAGGCGCATGTTTACCACTAAGTAATTTATAAATTATGCAGAAGGTCACCAATTTGAGTCATTCACTTCGTAGAAACATAACCATGTGACTTCGTTTTGAACCAAATGTTGTAACGCAGCGACGCATCTGATTGGTTGCAAAGAagtgttgattctggcgccccctgtggactaatgtggtagtgtctctgagcaccagggtccctttagaaaacctctcctTCTACTGCAGCGGGGTCTGACAGTCTTCCCTCCAGCAATACGTCCTGGGTGTCCAGGGTCCAGCAATACGTCCTGGGTCTCCAGGGTCCAGCAATACGTCCTGGGTCTCCAGGGTCCAGCAATATGTCCTGGGTCTCCAAGGTCCAGCAATACGTCCTGGGTCTCCAAGGTCCAGCAATACGTCCTGGGTCTCCAAGGTCCAGCAATACGTTCTAGGTCTCCAAGGTCCAGCAATACGTCCTGGGTCTCCAAGGTCCAGCAATACGTTCTAGGTCTCCAAGGTCCAGCAATACGTCCTGGGTCTCCAAGGTCCAGCAATACGTTCTAGGTCTCCAAGGTCCAGCAATACGTCCTGGGTCTCCAAGGTCCAGCAATACGTCCTGGGTCTCCAAGGTCCAGCAATACGTCCTGGGTCTCCAAGGTCCAGCAATACGTTCTAGGTCTCCAAGGTCCAGCAATACGTCCTGGGTCTCCAAGGTCCAGCAATACGTTCCAGGTCTCCAAGGTCCAGCAATACGTCCTGGGTCTCCAAGGTCCAGCAATACGTTCTAGGTCTCCAAGGTCCAGCAATACGTCCTGGGTCTCCAAGGTCCAGCAATACGTCCTGGGTCTCCAAGGTCCAGCAATACGTTCTAGGTCTCCAAGGTCCAGCAATACGTCCTGGGTCTCCAAGGTCCAGCAATACGTCCTGGGTCTCCAAGGTCCAGCAATACGTCCTGGGTCTCCAAGGTCCAGCAATACGTCCTGGGTCTCCAAGGTCCAGCAATACGTCCTGGGTCTCCAAGGTCCAGCAATACGTCCTGGGTCTCCAAGGTCCAGCAATACGTTCTAGGTCTCCAAGGTCCAGCAATACGTTCTAGGTCTCCAAGGTCCAGCAATACGTCCTGGGTGTCCAGGGTCCAGCAATACGTTCTGGGTCTCCAGCAGGAtctgagctctcctcctccttccggAGCTCCGACTGCAGGTCCAAGGCTGCAGGTGAACCCGGATCTAAgtctgtccacagtggactggtctctgctggatctgagtctgtccacggtggactggtctctaaagggagtctgagctgaaggaggttctggtgaacctgcatgacgtcatctggtttcaccagagTCCGACCCGGTGGCACCGACGAGGAGCTTTAAAGAAGAACTCTCTAGAaccagaccatcttctctctgacGGTCTCGTTTACTGatgcaggtctatagaggaccaggactacactgagtccctcacagtaactttaataCCATCTCATCAGTGGTTTGACTAGCGATCAATAAACAAGAGTACAATGTAGAAACCACACATTAGTCCTAAATATCACTTTGTGCTTTAATTGGGCCTGAATGTAACCGTCTCCCTCCGGACTCGACGGTCCAGCGTTCTTGAACCCACCTCCACT is part of the Cyclopterus lumpus isolate fCycLum1 chromosome 7, fCycLum1.pri, whole genome shotgun sequence genome and harbors:
- the slc9a8 gene encoding sodium/hydrogen exchanger 8, whose protein sequence is MRGVHRGVVLLSLLSLLLLLFANKCVPARADSENPLDLRARDDGGGDVEHQQTVITHEEEDGHGPVDQKKEAQPVGKSNDTDTVGNETLQSTAPAVKPTTPAPPTAKPILPVQTGVKAQEEEQSSGLTIFFSLLVIAGSDSLPSSNTSWVSRVQQYVLGLQGPAIRPGSPGSSNMSWVSKVQQYVLGLQGPAIRPGSPRSSNTF